A single region of the Triticum dicoccoides isolate Atlit2015 ecotype Zavitan chromosome 2B, WEW_v2.0, whole genome shotgun sequence genome encodes:
- the LOC119363798 gene encoding peroxisomal (S)-2-hydroxy-acid oxidase GLO5 isoform X2, giving the protein MEITNVTEYQAIAKQKLPKMIYDYYASGAEDEWTLQENREAFARILFRPRILIDVSKIDMTTTILGFKLSMPIMISPTAMQKMAHPDGEYATARAASAAGTIMTLSSWATSSVEEVASTGPGIRFFQLYVYKDRKVVEQLVRRAEKAGFKAIALTVDTPRLGRREADIKNRFVLPPNLTLKNFEGLDLGKMDQANDSGLASYVAGQIDRTLSWKDVKWLQSITTMPILVKGVITAEDSRLAVENGAAGIIVSNHGARQLDYVPATISALEEVVKGAGGQIPVFLDGGVRRGTDVFKALALGAAGVFIGRPVVFSLAVAGEAGVSNVLKMLRDEFELTMALSGCNSLADITRNHVVTEADKFGVMPSRL; this is encoded by the exons ATGGAGATCACCAATGTCACAGAGTACCAGGCCATCGCCAAGCAGAAGCttcccaagatgatctatgactacTATGCCTCCGGTGCCGAGGACGAGTGGACGCTCCAGGAGAACAGGGAGGCCTTTGCCAGGATCCT GTTCCGCCCGCGCATTCTGATCGATGTATCCAAAATCGACATGACAACAACTATCCTGGGATTCAAGCTCTCAATGCCCATCATGATTTCCCCCACTGCCATGCAGAAGATGGCTCACCCAGATG GAGAGTATGCGACTGCCCGCGCAGCATCAGCAGCAGGCACTATAATG ACATTGTCGTCCTGGGCTACTTCAAGTGTTGAGGAGGTTGCCTCAACCGGACCAGGGATCCGTTTCTTCCAACTCTAT GTCTACAAAGACAGGAAGGTGGTCGAGCAGCTTGTGAGGAGAGCGGAAAAGGCTGGATTCAAGGCGATAGCGCTCACCGTGGACACCCCGCGACTTGGCCGCAGGGAAGCTGATATCAAGAACAG ATTTGTTTTGCCACCAAATTTGACACTCAAGAACTTTGAAGGTTTGGACCTCGGGAAAATGGACCAG GCTAACGATTCAGGACTAGCTTCATATGTCGCCGGCCAAATCGACCGCACACTGAGCTGGAAG GATGTGAAGTGGCTGCAGTCCATCACCACGATGCCGATCCTGGTGAAAGGAGTGATCACCGCAGAGGACAGCAGGCTCGCCGTCGAGAACGGCGCGGCCGGAATCATCGTGTCCAACCACGGCGCCCGGCAACTGGACTACGTCCCGGCGACCATCAGCGCCCTGGAAGAGGTCGTGAAGGGTGCTGGCGGGCAGATCCCCGTCTTCCTGGACGGCGGTGTGCGCCGCGGCACCGACGTCTTCAAGGCGCTCGCTCTCGGCGCCGCCGGCGTCTTC ATCGGAAGGCCGGTGGTGTTCTCGCTGGCGGTGGCCGGGGAGGCCGGGGTGAGCAACGTGCTCAAGATGCTGCGCGACGAGTTCGAGCTGACCATGGCGCTGAGCGGCTGCAACTCGCTGGCCGACATCACCCGCAACCACGTCGTCACCGAGGCCGACAAATTCGGCGTCATGCCGTCCCGCTTGTAA
- the LOC119363799 gene encoding peroxisomal membrane protein 13-like: MAGAPPKPWERAGAEGTSGPSPFKPPSGGSTSDVVEASGTAKPGETIAATERNMSANVNNPISRPMPQRPWQQTGYGNSYGGTGYGSNMYSSVGGYGSTYGSGGLYGNSMYSSYGGGGGLYGGSGMYGGGMYNSGMGSSYGGYGMGGMGGMGGMGGMGGMGPYGNPDPNSFGPPAAPPGFWVSFLRVMHGAVSFFGRVAFLVEQNTQAFYLFITAMLQLFDRSGMLYGELARFVLRLLGVRTKSKKGRVQGAEAPAFEGPGQQLFEAPKAGNNSWDNVWGN, encoded by the exons ATGGCAG GTGCACCACCAAAACCGTGGGAACGTGCTGGGGCTGAGGGAACATCCGGTCCATCACCTTTCAAACCACCATCTGGTGGCAGCACTAGCGATGTCGTCGAAGCTTCTGGTACAGCTAAACCTGGAGAAACCATTGCTGCTACAGAGAGGAACATGTCTGCCAATGTAAATAACCCCATCTCGAGGCCTATGCCCCAACGTCCTTGGCAGCAAACAGGCTATGGAAATTCCTATGGAG GAACAGGATATGGATCCAATATGTATAGTTCGGTTGGTGGATATGGCAGTACTTATGGTAGCGGCGGGCTCTATGGGAATAGCATGTACTCGAGCTATGGAGGAGGTGGCGGCCTCTATGGAGGTTCCGGGATGTATGGGGGAGGAATGTATAACAGTGGGATGGGAAGCTCTTATGGTGGTTATGGTATGGGTGGCATGGGTGGCATGGGTGGCATGGGTGGCATGGGTGGCATGGGTCCTTACGGCAATCCGGATCCAAATTCATTTGGCCCTCCCGCAGCACCACCGGGTTTCTGGGTGTCCTTCCTACGCGTG ATGCATGGTGCTGTCAGTTTCTTTGGGCGAGTTGCATTTCTCGTTGAACAAAACACACAAGCCTTCTATTTATTCATTACTGCTATGTTGCAG CTCTTTGATCGGTCTGGAATGCTTTACGGTGAGCTTGCGAGATTTGTCTTACGCCTGCTCGGAGTCCGAACAAAGTCAAAGAAAGGCCGCGTTCAGGGTGCTGAGGCCCCTGCATTCGAGGGACCTGGCCAGCAGCTTTTTGAGGCACCAAAAGCCGGCAACAACTCATGGGACAATGTTTGGGGAAACTAA
- the LOC119367726 gene encoding protein TIFY 5-like, giving the protein MAAASRSASDTAEGWRDGGSIDDEGAEVELSLRLRTGSSSSAARRSMTIFYNGRVCAVDVTELQAREIITMASQQILTEQQDSSGGGTAVAQCGAHQNPSQSAPQRWASRPLRQGAVTSQAAAAGLSMKRSLQQFLQKRKTRVAAMGSPYAGGRRAVPS; this is encoded by the exons ATGGCGGCGGCGAGTAGGAGCGCGTCGGACACGGCGGAGGGGTGGCGAGATGGGGGAAGCATCGACGACGAGGGAGCGGAGGTCGAACTGAGTCTACGGCTTCGGACCGGAAGCAGCAGCAGCGCGGCGAGGAGGAGCATGACCATATTCTACAATGGCCGGGTGTGCGCCGTCGACGTCACCGAGCTCCAG GCAAGGGAAATCATAACCATGGCAAGCCAACAAATTCTAACCGAGCAGCaggacagcagcggcggcggcactgCAGTGGCACAGTGCGGAGCTCATCAGAATCCAAGCCAGTCGGCGCCGCAACGTTGGGCTTCACGTCCGCTTCGTCAGGGAGCGGTCACCAGCCAAGCGGCCGCCGCGGGGCTGTCGATGAAGCGGTCGTTGCAGCAGTTTCTGCAGAAGCGGAAGACAAGGGTCGCCGCCATGGGTTCGCCGTACGCCGGCGGCCGGCGGGCGGTGCCCTCCTAG
- the LOC119363798 gene encoding peroxisomal (S)-2-hydroxy-acid oxidase GLO5 isoform X1 — translation MDGDLHRKMEITNVTEYQAIAKQKLPKMIYDYYASGAEDEWTLQENREAFARILFRPRILIDVSKIDMTTTILGFKLSMPIMISPTAMQKMAHPDGEYATARAASAAGTIMTLSSWATSSVEEVASTGPGIRFFQLYVYKDRKVVEQLVRRAEKAGFKAIALTVDTPRLGRREADIKNRFVLPPNLTLKNFEGLDLGKMDQANDSGLASYVAGQIDRTLSWKDVKWLQSITTMPILVKGVITAEDSRLAVENGAAGIIVSNHGARQLDYVPATISALEEVVKGAGGQIPVFLDGGVRRGTDVFKALALGAAGVFIGRPVVFSLAVAGEAGVSNVLKMLRDEFELTMALSGCNSLADITRNHVVTEADKFGVMPSRL, via the exons ATGGATGGTGATTTGCACAGAAAAATGGAGATCACCAATGTCACAGAGTACCAGGCCATCGCCAAGCAGAAGCttcccaagatgatctatgactacTATGCCTCCGGTGCCGAGGACGAGTGGACGCTCCAGGAGAACAGGGAGGCCTTTGCCAGGATCCT GTTCCGCCCGCGCATTCTGATCGATGTATCCAAAATCGACATGACAACAACTATCCTGGGATTCAAGCTCTCAATGCCCATCATGATTTCCCCCACTGCCATGCAGAAGATGGCTCACCCAGATG GAGAGTATGCGACTGCCCGCGCAGCATCAGCAGCAGGCACTATAATG ACATTGTCGTCCTGGGCTACTTCAAGTGTTGAGGAGGTTGCCTCAACCGGACCAGGGATCCGTTTCTTCCAACTCTAT GTCTACAAAGACAGGAAGGTGGTCGAGCAGCTTGTGAGGAGAGCGGAAAAGGCTGGATTCAAGGCGATAGCGCTCACCGTGGACACCCCGCGACTTGGCCGCAGGGAAGCTGATATCAAGAACAG ATTTGTTTTGCCACCAAATTTGACACTCAAGAACTTTGAAGGTTTGGACCTCGGGAAAATGGACCAG GCTAACGATTCAGGACTAGCTTCATATGTCGCCGGCCAAATCGACCGCACACTGAGCTGGAAG GATGTGAAGTGGCTGCAGTCCATCACCACGATGCCGATCCTGGTGAAAGGAGTGATCACCGCAGAGGACAGCAGGCTCGCCGTCGAGAACGGCGCGGCCGGAATCATCGTGTCCAACCACGGCGCCCGGCAACTGGACTACGTCCCGGCGACCATCAGCGCCCTGGAAGAGGTCGTGAAGGGTGCTGGCGGGCAGATCCCCGTCTTCCTGGACGGCGGTGTGCGCCGCGGCACCGACGTCTTCAAGGCGCTCGCTCTCGGCGCCGCCGGCGTCTTC ATCGGAAGGCCGGTGGTGTTCTCGCTGGCGGTGGCCGGGGAGGCCGGGGTGAGCAACGTGCTCAAGATGCTGCGCGACGAGTTCGAGCTGACCATGGCGCTGAGCGGCTGCAACTCGCTGGCCGACATCACCCGCAACCACGTCGTCACCGAGGCCGACAAATTCGGCGTCATGCCGTCCCGCTTGTAA